A genomic segment from Candidatus Hydrogenedentota bacterium encodes:
- the ilvC gene encoding ketol-acid reductoisomerase, which yields MLIDFGGERENVITRREFPMAKARKVLKQETIAVLGYGVQGPAQGLNMRDNGFNVIVGQAKEFKRDWDRAVKDGWKPGKTLFSIEEACDRGTIVQMLVSDAAQKAIWPTVKKHLKPGDALYFSHGFSIVYKKQTGVIPPDFVDVIMVAPKGSGTSVRRNFLNGAGINSSFAVGQNYTGRAEERTLAVGIGIGSGYLFPTTFEQEVFSDLTGERGVLMGALAGIMEAQYDVLRSHGHSPSEAFNETVEELTQSLIRLVDENGMDWMYANCSATAQRGALDWKPKFKKATLPLFKELYKRVKDGVETKRVLQSTGGKDYQAQLRKELEALRNSEMWQAGAAVRSLRPKTPEGKRTKSATGTKGRGA from the coding sequence ATGTTGATTGATTTCGGTGGCGAAAGAGAGAACGTCATAACGCGCAGGGAATTTCCGATGGCCAAGGCGCGCAAGGTGCTCAAACAGGAGACCATCGCGGTCCTCGGATACGGCGTGCAGGGACCTGCGCAGGGTCTGAACATGCGCGACAATGGCTTCAATGTGATCGTCGGTCAGGCCAAGGAATTCAAGCGTGACTGGGACCGAGCCGTGAAAGACGGCTGGAAGCCGGGCAAGACCCTGTTCAGCATCGAGGAAGCCTGTGATCGCGGCACCATCGTGCAGATGCTGGTCTCCGACGCGGCGCAGAAGGCGATATGGCCGACGGTAAAGAAGCACCTTAAGCCCGGCGATGCCCTCTATTTTTCGCACGGGTTCTCCATTGTCTATAAGAAACAGACAGGCGTCATTCCGCCCGATTTCGTCGACGTGATCATGGTCGCGCCGAAGGGTTCGGGCACGTCCGTGCGCCGCAATTTCCTGAACGGGGCGGGCATCAATTCCAGCTTCGCGGTCGGGCAGAACTACACGGGCCGCGCGGAAGAGCGCACACTTGCCGTCGGCATCGGTATCGGTTCGGGCTACCTTTTCCCCACCACGTTTGAACAGGAAGTGTTCAGCGACCTGACTGGAGAACGCGGCGTGCTCATGGGCGCGCTCGCGGGCATTATGGAAGCTCAGTACGACGTGCTCCGCTCGCATGGCCACAGTCCGAGCGAGGCGTTCAATGAAACGGTCGAGGAATTGACCCAAAGCCTCATCCGGCTCGTCGATGAAAACGGCATGGACTGGATGTACGCCAATTGCTCCGCGACGGCGCAGCGTGGCGCCCTCGATTGGAAGCCCAAGTTCAAGAAGGCAACGCTTCCGCTCTTCAAGGAACTGTACAAGCGTGTCAAGGATGGCGTCGAGACGAAGCGCGTGCTGCAGTCCACCGGCGGCAAGGACTACCAGGCCCAACTCCGCAAGGAACTGGAGGCGCTTCGCAATTCCGAAATGTGGCAGGCGGGCGCGGCCGTGCGTTCGTTGCGCCCCAAGACGCCAGAAGGCAAGCGGACCAAGTCCGCGACAGGCACCAAAGGGCGCGGCGCCTGA
- a CDS encoding 3'(2'),5'-bisphosphate nucleotidase, with product MMDFLDPETAFALASVRTAARLTARIRAGMPPAHLTKTDMSPVTVADFAVQAYVARGLAETFPDDALVGEEGSAVLESDSGATMRSLVAAFLKEEAADTTEERVCAWIDRGAGQATGRFWTLDPVDGTKGYLRGGQYAIALALIEDGVVQLGALGCPGLDTQCRPAQESGAVLVARRGHGAWISPLSAGSNDFTPLRVSDCADPRQARILRSYESSHTNEGQIDAIAAHLGAAAPPVLMDSQAKYAVLAAGGGEIMLRLLSPKQPDYRERIWDQAAGSIVVEEAGGRVTDLCGEAFDFRAGRLLEHNTGVFVSNGHLHEAGLRAIAAVCGSGNCLI from the coding sequence ATGATGGATTTTCTGGACCCCGAGACAGCCTTCGCCCTGGCGAGCGTGCGCACCGCAGCGCGGCTGACCGCCCGCATCCGCGCAGGAATGCCGCCCGCACATCTGACCAAGACCGACATGAGCCCGGTGACCGTGGCGGATTTTGCAGTACAAGCTTATGTCGCGAGGGGATTGGCGGAGACGTTCCCTGATGACGCGCTGGTGGGCGAAGAAGGGTCCGCTGTGCTTGAATCAGACAGCGGTGCGACGATGCGGTCGCTGGTTGCGGCGTTTCTGAAGGAGGAGGCGGCGGACACGACGGAGGAGCGCGTCTGTGCGTGGATTGACCGCGGCGCAGGTCAGGCGACGGGTCGATTCTGGACGCTCGACCCGGTCGACGGCACGAAGGGCTACCTGCGCGGCGGACAGTACGCGATCGCACTGGCGCTGATCGAGGACGGCGTGGTTCAATTGGGCGCGCTGGGCTGCCCGGGGCTCGACACGCAGTGCCGCCCCGCGCAAGAGAGCGGTGCAGTGCTCGTGGCGCGGCGCGGCCATGGCGCGTGGATAAGCCCGCTCTCCGCAGGAAGCAACGATTTCACGCCGCTTCGCGTATCGGACTGCGCCGACCCGCGGCAGGCGCGAATTCTCCGTTCCTACGAGTCGAGCCACACGAATGAAGGCCAGATCGACGCCATTGCCGCGCACCTTGGGGCGGCGGCGCCGCCGGTCTTGATGGACAGCCAGGCAAAATATGCGGTGCTGGCGGCGGGTGGAGGTGAGATCATGCTGCGTCTCTTGTCTCCGAAACAGCCCGATTACAGGGAACGTATCTGGGACCAGGCGGCGGGCAGCATTGTGGTCGAAGAGGCGGGCGGCCGCGTGACGGACCTGTGCGGTGAGGCGTTCGATTTTCGCGCGGGCCGCCTGCTCGAACACAACACGGGCGTATTCGTATCCAACGGCCATTTGCATGAAGCCGGTTTGCGCGCCATTGCGGCCGTATGCGGATCGGGAAACTGTTTGATTTGA
- a CDS encoding N-acetylmuramoyl-L-alanine amidase, with translation MRGGRTVYLECSPPQGDGAKAFFAKYLANPDEWGVYRNRIAVAVSYERLNAATRRATLLALFPDDYVDSYGWWHAVMFEGALAQEDWRALALWFTNDASNACVLERNEQNKDVPTPLRKGQVVLIPRQLLPEAFQAPTPKPPPPLIAVRDAAREGGQTQQPESGEQPAPGSPGEGEGETPPLVLPEDLLFETDAQGQHAVYRIKRGEALYTSVVVRFTDFRDHADILEACRCIQKRSGIRDVCDIAAGQKIRIPIEMLSDRFYPQGSAQREAYEATRAEATRLQQNRVHSKDLEGIVIVLDPGHGGRDYGAAVHSAGLFEDELAYDITCRLKAMLETTTRAKVYITVRDRSAGFTCVGQKEFQHDTDEELLTTPPYPNDDAKISANLRWYLANAFYRKERAAGVDDRKFVFVSIHCDMLFNEQLRGAMIYIPGAAHRRDSEQPDGSIYDNYEEARDYRRVTTTAESRRHDEALSLNLAETMLASLRGHNPPLKVHSASTPIRSVIRQSGGRAYLPAVLRNAGIPTKVLAEVANMNNATDRQRLADPQWRQWFAEALLDALKRYFDSA, from the coding sequence GTGCGGGGGGGAAGAACGGTGTACCTCGAGTGCAGTCCGCCGCAAGGGGATGGGGCGAAGGCATTCTTCGCAAAGTACCTTGCGAACCCGGACGAATGGGGCGTGTACAGGAACCGCATAGCGGTTGCGGTTTCTTATGAACGGCTGAATGCCGCAACGCGCCGCGCGACCCTGCTCGCGCTGTTCCCGGATGACTACGTGGATTCCTATGGCTGGTGGCATGCGGTGATGTTCGAGGGGGCATTGGCCCAGGAGGACTGGCGGGCCTTGGCGCTCTGGTTCACGAACGATGCGTCGAACGCCTGCGTGCTGGAAAGGAATGAACAGAACAAGGACGTTCCCACACCGCTGCGCAAAGGCCAGGTGGTCTTGATACCGCGCCAGCTCCTGCCCGAAGCGTTTCAGGCGCCGACTCCAAAGCCTCCACCGCCGCTGATTGCGGTACGTGATGCGGCTCGGGAAGGCGGGCAGACACAGCAACCGGAATCCGGTGAACAGCCCGCGCCTGGGAGTCCTGGCGAGGGCGAAGGGGAGACGCCGCCTCTCGTCCTGCCCGAGGACCTCCTGTTTGAAACCGATGCGCAAGGCCAGCACGCGGTATACCGCATCAAGCGTGGCGAGGCGCTCTACACGTCCGTGGTTGTGCGATTCACCGACTTCCGGGACCACGCAGACATACTGGAGGCCTGCCGTTGCATCCAGAAACGCAGCGGAATCCGCGACGTTTGCGACATTGCGGCAGGCCAGAAGATTCGCATTCCCATCGAAATGCTCAGCGACCGGTTCTATCCGCAGGGGAGCGCGCAGCGGGAGGCCTACGAGGCCACGCGGGCCGAGGCGACCCGGCTGCAACAGAACCGTGTCCACTCAAAGGACCTGGAGGGTATTGTGATCGTGCTCGACCCGGGCCACGGCGGCCGCGACTACGGCGCCGCAGTCCACAGCGCGGGGCTTTTCGAGGACGAATTAGCGTACGACATTACCTGCCGCCTCAAAGCAATGCTCGAAACTACCACCCGCGCCAAAGTGTATATTACCGTTCGCGACCGCAGCGCCGGTTTCACGTGCGTTGGTCAGAAGGAATTCCAGCACGATACGGACGAGGAACTGCTGACGACGCCCCCATATCCCAACGACGACGCGAAAATATCCGCCAACCTGCGCTGGTATCTGGCCAACGCTTTCTACAGGAAGGAACGGGCCGCGGGCGTGGATGACCGCAAGTTCGTCTTTGTCAGCATCCACTGCGATATGCTTTTCAATGAACAACTGCGCGGCGCCATGATCTACATACCAGGCGCCGCGCATCGCCGCGATTCGGAGCAGCCCGACGGAAGCATCTACGACAATTATGAAGAAGCGCGCGATTACCGGCGCGTCACGACGACGGCCGAGTCGCGCCGCCACGATGAAGCACTCTCGCTCAATCTCGCGGAGACCATGCTTGCGAGCTTGCGCGGCCACAACCCGCCCCTCAAGGTGCACAGCGCGAGCACGCCAATCCGTAGCGTCATCCGCCAAAGCGGCGGCCGCGCCTATCTGCCCGCCGTCCTGCGCAACGCCGGGATTCCCACGAAGGTTCTGGCGGAAGTGGCGAACATGAATAACGCCACGGACCGGCAGCGCCTGGCTGATCCGCAATGGCGGCAGTGGTTCGCTGAGGCGTTGCTTGATGCGCTAAAGCGATATTTTGACTCGGCGTGA
- a CDS encoding methylated-DNA--[protein]-cysteine S-methyltransferase, whose translation MRELRLPSGDGSDARIYLLHGAPNIGLGRRLHAALEQYFQGIPQDFGDIPLDYGPATPFRRSVWDTARTVAWGVTSSYGDLARRMGKGLSSARAIGAALGANPLPILVPCHRFIAADGSLAGFAAGLDWKRELLRLEGALWC comes from the coding sequence GTGCGCGAATTACGCCTGCCGTCCGGTGACGGCTCAGACGCACGGATATACCTGCTGCACGGCGCGCCCAACATCGGTCTGGGCCGCCGCCTGCACGCCGCGCTGGAACAGTACTTCCAGGGAATACCGCAGGACTTCGGTGACATTCCGCTCGATTACGGGCCCGCCACCCCGTTTCGGCGCTCGGTTTGGGACACCGCACGGACGGTCGCCTGGGGCGTCACCAGCAGCTACGGCGACCTGGCGCGGCGCATGGGCAAGGGGCTGTCGTCCGCCAGGGCAATCGGCGCCGCGCTTGGGGCGAACCCGCTGCCGATTCTGGTACCGTGTCACCGTTTCATTGCGGCGGACGGCAGTCTCGCGGGCTTTGCCGCGGGCCTGGATTGGAAGCGGGAATTACTCCGGCTGGAAGGGGCGCTTTGGTGTTGA
- a CDS encoding Stp1/IreP family PP2C-type Ser/Thr phosphatase, with the protein MHQVELHDYIPMSEFGPHETEEYEYCWQGAFLQACFLSNVGRKRKNNEDACMLCVPQDPGLAAQRGLLFAVADGMGGASAGEFASRMALRLTTSCYYRSDDPSIPHALRDAVETANLKVFEESEVNPLLSGMGTTISVLVAVGEYGYIAHVGDSRVYLLRDGAPLQQITHDHSLVAEQMRCGLLTEEEARNHSMKNLITRAVGIKNEVKVDMYAVRLERGDQLLICTDGLSNQVPDRDIAPLIQAAAPREAARRLVNAALENGGSDNVTAALLRVTEKPPKGSIEPGIEEVLLPQASLITRLRRFFA; encoded by the coding sequence ATGCATCAAGTGGAGTTGCACGATTACATCCCCATGTCGGAATTCGGCCCTCACGAGACCGAAGAATACGAGTATTGCTGGCAAGGGGCGTTTCTGCAGGCGTGCTTCCTTTCCAATGTCGGCAGGAAGCGCAAGAACAACGAAGACGCCTGCATGCTGTGCGTGCCGCAAGATCCCGGTCTCGCCGCGCAGCGGGGCCTGCTTTTTGCCGTTGCCGACGGCATGGGCGGTGCGAGCGCGGGCGAATTCGCCAGCCGCATGGCCTTGCGCCTGACCACCAGCTGCTACTACCGCAGCGACGACCCTTCCATCCCCCACGCGCTCCGTGACGCCGTCGAGACCGCCAATCTCAAGGTGTTTGAAGAATCCGAAGTGAATCCCCTGCTCTCCGGCATGGGCACTACGATCTCCGTGCTCGTCGCCGTGGGCGAATACGGATATATAGCGCATGTCGGTGATAGCCGTGTCTATCTCCTGCGCGACGGCGCGCCGCTCCAGCAAATCACCCATGACCATTCCCTCGTGGCCGAACAAATGCGCTGCGGGTTGCTCACGGAAGAAGAGGCGCGCAACCACTCGATGAAGAATCTGATCACGCGCGCCGTGGGTATCAAGAATGAGGTCAAGGTCGATATGTACGCGGTGCGCCTCGAGCGCGGCGACCAATTGCTTATCTGCACAGACGGCCTCTCCAACCAGGTCCCCGACCGCGACATTGCGCCGCTCATTCAGGCGGCGGCGCCCCGCGAGGCGGCCCGCCGTCTTGTCAACGCGGCGCTGGAAAACGGCGGCTCCGACAACGTCACCGCTGCGCTGCTTCGGGTCACCGAAAAACCGCCCAAGGGCAGCATCGAACCCGGCATCGAGGAAGTGCTTCTCCCTCAAGCCAGCCTTATAACGCGGTTGCGGCGGTTCTTCGCTTAG
- a CDS encoding sulfatase, with protein sequence MAAIPRWGTPNRIVIWCGALGCVLGVSAANPVLAQPMPGPAAEACYRAFAAAASAYLLEQETAHLVFNKDTYESFSCLGEGWVGQGVRKFMASDKDFWARSRLATLEITVLRPRDLNLTLEMRPAYLEDAGAQRVEVSWNQTRLGVIEFDLKRGWGTESATFSVPRAIQKRGANRITFVSRFALSRGAFEEGEDKRNHAFSLLSLDLTDAGAAAVPGPPPDSPELVLDGETVLQPPGTLLKYPVRLPASGYCRFEMEPPETSPVDAAWSVSLRADDLDGPTDRKLFANGSPQPFAYDLTLFQGKVVEFVFDTTGGALPATVRWRAPRILAAAPEAGVTYAPLDAGFKTRNVILIICDAMRASGLGCYGYERDTTPSIDALAAEGVRFSRAYAPASYTYSSSWSLVTSLYPFQHNAPEQPLRVADSAPRLAQVLRQAGIYAGCISQQHWISPKFGIADYFDEWAEAYETVEILNAGGHPDLLTVKARDFLQRSKEKPFFLYLHYRPPHELYIAASPYWDHFTVDPTGSVKPTADFMRGVKDSSVALNREQRLVLRARYDENLLSVDAEIGKLRDMLTELGLAENTLVIVTADHGEAFLEHDFLSHGQTLYEEVTHVPLVLWGAGVTKAFPALNTMPVSTVCLYPTICDVLGAAAPESIAGRSLVRPWQALDAGDVRAYAQNNWLVATHTWDPLEAFWWERFKLIRDTMGRRLEVYDLERDPEERRDLVPLRPVLTDYLLAHALSWRRHAATAVSGPATESQLEQDDAERRQLEALGYLN encoded by the coding sequence ATGGCTGCTATTCCCCGTTGGGGAACTCCGAATCGCATAGTGATCTGGTGCGGCGCATTGGGGTGCGTTCTGGGTGTTTCCGCGGCAAATCCTGTTCTGGCTCAGCCAATGCCCGGCCCGGCGGCGGAGGCCTGCTACCGCGCCTTTGCAGCTGCCGCGAGCGCCTATCTCCTGGAGCAGGAAACCGCGCATCTTGTTTTCAACAAGGATACCTATGAGAGCTTCTCATGCCTGGGCGAAGGCTGGGTCGGACAGGGGGTCCGCAAATTCATGGCGTCGGACAAGGATTTCTGGGCGCGCTCCCGGCTGGCCACGCTGGAAATCACCGTCTTGCGGCCACGCGACCTGAACCTGACCCTGGAAATGCGGCCGGCGTACCTTGAAGACGCCGGAGCGCAACGCGTGGAGGTTTCCTGGAACCAGACCCGTCTGGGCGTTATCGAGTTTGACCTCAAACGTGGCTGGGGAACCGAATCGGCCACGTTCTCCGTGCCCCGGGCCATCCAGAAGCGCGGCGCCAACCGCATTACGTTTGTAAGCCGGTTTGCGCTTTCGCGCGGAGCATTTGAAGAAGGGGAGGACAAGCGCAACCACGCGTTCAGCCTGCTCAGCCTTGACCTCACGGATGCTGGCGCCGCAGCCGTTCCGGGCCCGCCGCCGGACAGCCCGGAATTGGTCTTGGACGGGGAGACCGTGCTTCAGCCGCCCGGCACCCTGTTAAAATATCCCGTGCGGCTACCGGCTTCCGGCTATTGCCGCTTCGAAATGGAGCCGCCGGAGACCAGCCCGGTCGATGCGGCGTGGTCCGTGTCGCTGCGCGCGGACGACTTGGACGGTCCCACCGACCGCAAACTGTTCGCGAATGGGAGCCCGCAGCCGTTTGCGTACGACTTGACACTGTTCCAGGGCAAGGTGGTCGAATTCGTTTTCGACACCACGGGTGGCGCGCTTCCCGCCACGGTGCGCTGGCGCGCGCCCCGGATTCTTGCTGCCGCGCCGGAAGCGGGTGTGACCTACGCTCCTCTGGATGCCGGATTCAAGACGCGCAACGTAATCCTGATAATCTGCGACGCCATGCGCGCTTCCGGCCTGGGTTGCTACGGATACGAACGCGATACCACGCCCAGCATCGATGCGCTTGCCGCGGAAGGGGTGCGTTTTTCCCGTGCATACGCGCCCGCCTCGTATACCTACAGTTCCTCCTGGTCCCTCGTGACCTCGCTGTATCCCTTCCAGCACAACGCGCCGGAACAGCCCTTGCGCGTGGCCGACTCCGCGCCGCGCCTGGCGCAGGTGCTCCGGCAAGCGGGCATTTATGCCGGATGCATCTCTCAGCAACACTGGATCTCACCGAAGTTCGGTATCGCCGACTATTTTGACGAATGGGCGGAAGCCTACGAAACGGTGGAAATCCTCAATGCGGGCGGTCACCCCGACCTGCTCACGGTGAAAGCGCGGGACTTTCTCCAGAGGAGCAAGGAAAAGCCGTTCTTCCTGTATCTGCATTACCGACCGCCGCATGAGCTGTACATCGCAGCGTCCCCGTACTGGGACCATTTCACCGTGGACCCCACCGGCTCCGTGAAACCCACCGCGGACTTCATGCGCGGAGTGAAGGACAGCAGCGTTGCGCTCAACCGGGAGCAACGCCTCGTTCTGCGCGCGCGCTACGACGAAAATCTGTTGTCGGTCGATGCAGAGATAGGCAAACTGCGCGACATGCTCACGGAACTGGGCTTGGCGGAGAATACGCTCGTCATCGTAACCGCCGACCACGGCGAGGCGTTTCTCGAACACGATTTCCTTTCGCATGGGCAAACCCTCTATGAGGAAGTGACGCACGTACCGCTTGTTCTATGGGGCGCCGGGGTCACAAAGGCTTTTCCCGCGCTCAACACCATGCCCGTGTCCACCGTGTGCCTCTACCCGACGATCTGCGATGTTCTCGGCGCGGCGGCGCCCGAATCCATCGCCGGGCGCAGCCTTGTCCGGCCTTGGCAGGCGCTGGACGCCGGGGATGTGCGAGCCTACGCTCAAAACAACTGGCTTGTAGCAACTCATACTTGGGATCCGCTCGAGGCGTTCTGGTGGGAGCGGTTCAAGCTGATTCGAGATACCATGGGACGGCGCCTGGAAGTGTACGACTTGGAGCGCGACCCGGAGGAACGGCGCGACCTGGTCCCGTTGCGGCCTGTTCTGACAGACTACCTGCTCGCCCATGCGCTATCGTGGCGGAGACATGCGGCAACTGCCGTCAGCGGACCCGCGACGGAGTCGCAACTGGAACAAGATGATGCCGAACGCAGGCAACTGGAAGCATTGGGGTACTTGAACTAA
- a CDS encoding 30S ribosomal protein THX, whose amino-acid sequence MGKGDKRTRRGKIYAGSFGKSRRKKRKKAAAKKPA is encoded by the coding sequence ATGGGCAAAGGCGACAAGCGCACCCGACGGGGCAAGATTTACGCGGGCAGTTTCGGCAAGAGCCGCCGCAAAAAGCGGAAAAAAGCCGCCGCGAAGAAACCAGCATAA
- a CDS encoding PilZ domain-containing protein, which translates to MPKPSSADSTAEHLQVGNRALLLLLGQRFLVGILEVTPASVRVSFPVQNFPIEGMQVQLEFHDENGYTSYDMEVFESPKGIGDGLLLARTQSPFRTQHRTNWRVPAALAVSMREQAHPRPYEGHARNISAGGILVESDAALLVNDAVDLSFALPSGHRITTVAEVISVAASPERTSNAHLYGFRFLDLEPADAQALRQYIWHRLRELYPQQQLHLR; encoded by the coding sequence ATGCCGAAACCATCGTCCGCGGATTCCACCGCCGAACATCTGCAGGTTGGCAACCGGGCACTGTTGTTGCTCTTGGGACAGCGTTTTCTCGTTGGCATTCTCGAAGTGACCCCGGCCAGCGTGCGCGTCAGTTTTCCTGTCCAGAACTTTCCCATCGAAGGCATGCAGGTGCAACTCGAGTTTCACGACGAAAACGGATATACGTCCTACGATATGGAAGTGTTCGAATCGCCGAAGGGCATTGGTGACGGCCTTCTGCTTGCGCGCACCCAATCGCCCTTCCGTACGCAGCACAGAACCAACTGGCGCGTGCCCGCCGCTCTGGCCGTCTCCATGCGCGAGCAGGCGCACCCCCGGCCCTACGAAGGGCACGCGCGCAATATCAGCGCGGGAGGCATACTCGTGGAATCTGACGCCGCCTTGCTCGTGAACGATGCGGTCGACCTTTCCTTCGCACTCCCCTCCGGGCATCGCATCACCACCGTCGCGGAGGTCATTTCCGTCGCCGCCAGCCCGGAGCGCACGAGCAACGCTCATCTCTACGGGTTCCGGTTTTTGGACCTCGAACCCGCCGACGCGCAGGCGCTCAGACAGTACATCTGGCACCGGCTCCGCGAGCTGTATCCCCAGCAACAGCTTCACTTACGTTAA